A part of Trachemys scripta elegans isolate TJP31775 chromosome 23, CAS_Tse_1.0, whole genome shotgun sequence genomic DNA contains:
- the CCDC200 gene encoding coiled-coil domain-containing protein 200 isoform X2 encodes MSAYHWEARRRQLVLERRRRTQLLQQKAEEAAKKAPEQRPDINPPAPQPQKPPPPVTCSCQCCPCKCHYVTISSAKLPRRYSAVQYIQQW; translated from the exons atgTCCGCCTACCACTGGGAGGCCCGGCGCAGGCAGCTGGTGCTGGAGCGCAGGCGGCGGACCCAGCTCCTCCAGCag AAGGCGGAAGAAGCCGCCAAGAAGGCGCCGGAGCAGAGACCTGACATCAACCCCCCCGCGCCGCAGCCCCAGAAGCCCCCCCCGCCAG TCACCTGCTCCTGCCAGTGCTGCCCATGCAAGTGTCATTACGTGACGATAAGCAGCGCAAAACTGCCACGTAGATACTCA GCTGTGCAATACATACAACAATGGTAA
- the TMEM106A gene encoding transmembrane protein 106A, with amino-acid sequence MGETFSQFWKVSDQKERGGKSILRRKSADEDEVTNYGTINGGDSAASCMPCVGTVSRGCINCPTCQGTGRIPREQEKQLVALIPYGDQRLKPRRTKLYVSLAVTICLLMSSLIIFFLFPRSIAVQPAGLNASSIAFNSTVLSIDLNMTNVLNVTNNNFYPVTVTQLDIEVLHLSVVIGKTTKKYLLNIGPLHSSQIYYAVSSIIRDYNTYNICTWIKIKVHNVLLHIQGTLTCSYLCHSEQLAFESYKYVDCRGNATLPHPLYHRPP; translated from the exons ATGGGCGAAACGTTCTCCCAGTTCTGGAAGGTCTCCGACcagaaggagaggggagggaaatcgATTCTGCGCAGGAAATCGGCTGATGAGGATGAAGTCACCAATTATGGCACTATCAATGGAGGAGACTCTGCCGCATCCTGCATGCCCTGTGTGGGCACTGTGAGTCGGGGCTGCATCAACTGCCCAACGTGCCAGGGAACGGGAAGGATCCCCAGGG agcaggagaaGCAGTTGGTGGCTCTGATTCCATACGGCGACCAGAGGCTGAAGCCCAGACGAAC GAAGCTCTATGTGTCCCTTGCCGTGACGATTTGCCTGCTGATGTCATCTCTCATCATATTCTTCCTGTTCCCTCGCTCCATTGCTGTGCAGCCCGCAGGGCTGAATGCCTCCTCCATTGCCTTTAATTCCACCGTTCTCAGTATCGATCTCAACATGACA AACGTGTTGAATGTAACCAACAACAACTTCTACCCAGTCACTGTCACCCAACTGGACATTGAGGTCTTACACCTGTCCGTGGTGATAGGGAAAACCACCAAGAAGTACCTGCTGAATATCGGCCCTTTGCACAGCAGCCAG ATCTATTATGCAGTCTCCAGTATTATACGGGACTATAATACCTA CAACATCTGCACCTGGATCAAAATCAAAGTCCACAACGTTCTACTGCACATACA GGGAACCCTAACCTGCTCGTACCTGTGCCACTCGGAGCAGCTGGCTTTTGAGAGCTACAAGTATGTGGACTGTAGAGGGAATGCGACGCTGCCTCACCCGCTGTACCACCGCCCACCATGA
- the ARL4D gene encoding ADP-ribosylation factor-like protein 4D: MGNQLAEIAPAPPFLPHFQALHVVVIGLDAAGKTSLLYRLKFKEFVKSAPTKGFNMEKIRVPLGGSRAIAFQVWDVGGQEKLRPLWKSYTRRTDGLVFVVDSAEAERVEEARVELHRITRTSENQGVPVLVLANKQDLPGALSASEVEKLLALHELSASTLSCTQGCSAVDGLGLQQGLEKLYEMILKRKKTLRHSKRKR, translated from the coding sequence ATGGGGAACCAGCTGGCGGAGATCGCGCCCGCGCCGCCCTTCCTGCCGCACTTCCAGGCGCTGCACGTGGTGGTGATCGGGCTGGACGCGGCCGGCAAGACCTCGCTGCTCTACCGGCTCAAGTTCAAGGAGTTCGTCAAGAGCGCGCCCACCAAGGGCTTCAACATGGAGAAGATCCGGGTGCCCTTGGGGGGCTCCCGCGCCATCGCCTTCCAGGTGTGGGACGTGGGCGGGCAGGAGAAGCTGCGGCCGCTCTGGAAGTCCTACACCCGCCGCACCGACGGGCTGGTCTTCGTGGTGGACTCGGCGGAGGCGGAGCGCGTGGAGGAGGCCCGGGTGGAGCTGCACAGGATCACCCGGACTTCCGAGAACCAGGGCGTCCCCGTGCTGGTCCTGGCCAACAAGCAGGACCTGCCTGGGGCGCTGTCGGCCTCCGAGGTGGAGAAGCTGCTGGCCCTGCACGAACTGAGCGCCTCCACCCTCAGCTGCACCCAGGGCTGCAGCGCGGTGGACGGGCTGggcctgcagcaggggctggagaaACTCTACGAAATGATCCTCAAGAGGAAGAAAACGCTGCGGCACAGCAAGAGGAAGCGATGA
- the CCDC200 gene encoding coiled-coil domain-containing protein 200 isoform X1: MSAYHWEARRRQLVLERRRRTQLLQQKAEEAAKKAPEQRPDINPPAPQPQKPPPPEVTCSCQCCPCKCHYVTISSAKLPRRYSAVQYIQQW; this comes from the exons atgTCCGCCTACCACTGGGAGGCCCGGCGCAGGCAGCTGGTGCTGGAGCGCAGGCGGCGGACCCAGCTCCTCCAGCag AAGGCGGAAGAAGCCGCCAAGAAGGCGCCGGAGCAGAGACCTGACATCAACCCCCCCGCGCCGCAGCCCCAGAAGCCCCCCCCGCCAG AAGTCACCTGCTCCTGCCAGTGCTGCCCATGCAAGTGTCATTACGTGACGATAAGCAGCGCAAAACTGCCACGTAGATACTCA GCTGTGCAATACATACAACAATGGTAA